The window AAGCCCTCACCTCGTACGGGAGGGGTCCCGCGAGGGGGTCCGACACTGGTCAGTACGTCGGGCGCCTGCAGGGAAGCTGACGAACCGAGAAGCTGCTGAACCGAGAAGCTCACGAACCGAGAAGCTCACGAACCGAGGAGACCAGCGATGCCCCTCTCCACCAGCCTCGCGCGTGGTGTCGCGCCCACCCCACCCGGGACGCTGCACGCTCGTACGGTCACCGGTGAGCTCAGCGCACCGCCCCGCCAGGGGCTGACGGTCCGTTTCGGGCGCGGCGAGAAGCCGGACGTGGACCTGGGGGTCGGCGTGGACGACCTGCGGGTGAGCCGACGGCACGGCGAGCTGACGTACCGTCAAGGGCTGTGGTGGCTGCGCAACACCGGGCAGCAGCTGGTCCGGCTGCCCCGCGGCCGGATGATGCACCTCGCCACCGAGCCGATCCCGCTGACCACCGGGTACACCCCGCTGTTCGTGAAGGGCTCCGGCTACCGTGAGCACCTGGTCGAGCTGTACGTCGCGGGCCACGACGACCAGGGGCCGGTGTCGCGCCGGCGCGCCGAGACCGTACGGCCGGAGACCTGGTCGCTGGACGACGACGAGCGGCTGTTGCTGGTGGTCCTCGGCCAGCGGTACCTG of the Streptomyces sp. T12 genome contains:
- a CDS encoding FHA domain-containing protein, translated to MPLSTSLARGVAPTPPGTLHARTVTGELSAPPRQGLTVRFGRGEKPDVDLGVGVDDLRVSRRHGELTYRQGLWWLRNTGQQLVRLPRGRMMHLATEPIPLTTGYTPLFVKGSGYREHLVELYVAGHDDQGPVSRRRAETVRPETWSLDDDERLLLVVLGQRYLLYEEDPRPLTYRQAAERLAYLRPDTKWNERRIEFRIEAVRRRLHGTGFKYPLLHDKSEGRPADNSLLHNLIRGLVESTTLVPPDLELMEDDEAWPDSTL